One genomic window of Halomicrobium sp. LC1Hm includes the following:
- the nrfD gene encoding NrfD/PsrC family molybdoenzyme membrane anchor subunit, with the protein MSGEVTERSATSTARSPVLSSFGVVSKVWLGLLGVLLVAGLGAWAYQLQQGLVVTGMRNVFSWGLYIMLFVMFVGLSAGGLIISSAPKFFHSDRYEGFARLGVLVSLACIIVAGLLILPDIGRPERLYQFFTSPDFRSPMVWDFGIVVLYGVLNVWYLWLLTRRDLAARGSRLAFGAEDTQAGRDRDRKLLFWTAAVALPTAVMLHSVTGWIFATQVGRGDWFSPLVAPVFIAKALVSGLGLLLVVSILADRYTGFDADRDELTSLGKMLGIFLAFHVVYLLAAERLPHAWADHFGFWAITSEFLIGDSVYFWLWTGVGGALPLVLLATPQLRKRLSVIFVAGVLAVFGTLFEGVRLVFTGYESVNIDAAPGISLGGEYAGVTTDIWATTGAYTPTVIELVVTAGIVAFGALIVTVGLRFVPLQRRTEQERYAPDGGGGGCD; encoded by the coding sequence ATGAGTGGTGAAGTGACCGAGAGATCGGCGACGTCGACGGCCCGCAGCCCCGTGTTGTCCTCGTTCGGGGTCGTTTCGAAGGTCTGGCTCGGCCTCCTGGGCGTGCTCCTGGTCGCCGGACTCGGAGCGTGGGCGTACCAGCTCCAGCAGGGGCTGGTCGTGACCGGGATGCGGAACGTGTTCTCTTGGGGGCTGTACATCATGCTGTTCGTGATGTTCGTCGGGCTGTCGGCGGGCGGACTCATCATCTCGAGCGCGCCGAAGTTCTTCCACTCGGACCGATACGAGGGGTTCGCGCGGCTCGGTGTGCTCGTGAGTCTGGCCTGTATCATCGTCGCGGGACTGCTCATCCTGCCCGACATCGGCCGCCCAGAGCGGCTGTATCAGTTCTTCACGTCGCCGGACTTTCGTTCGCCGATGGTCTGGGACTTCGGGATCGTCGTCCTGTACGGCGTGTTGAACGTCTGGTACCTCTGGTTGCTCACCCGGCGAGACCTCGCCGCCCGCGGATCGCGACTGGCCTTCGGGGCCGAGGACACGCAGGCCGGCCGGGATCGGGACCGGAAGCTGCTGTTCTGGACCGCCGCGGTCGCGTTGCCGACGGCGGTGATGCTCCACTCCGTGACCGGCTGGATCTTCGCGACGCAGGTCGGCCGCGGTGATTGGTTCAGCCCGCTGGTCGCACCGGTGTTCATCGCCAAGGCGCTCGTCTCCGGCCTGGGGCTCTTGCTCGTGGTCTCGATACTGGCAGACCGCTACACGGGCTTCGACGCCGATCGGGACGAGCTGACGAGTCTGGGGAAGATGCTGGGTATCTTCCTGGCGTTTCACGTCGTCTACCTCCTGGCTGCCGAGCGCCTGCCACACGCGTGGGCAGACCACTTCGGCTTCTGGGCGATCACCAGCGAGTTCCTCATCGGAGACTCGGTCTACTTCTGGCTCTGGACCGGCGTCGGCGGGGCGCTGCCGCTGGTGCTGTTGGCGACACCGCAACTCAGGAAGCGACTGTCCGTGATATTCGTCGCGGGCGTACTCGCCGTGTTCGGCACCCTGTTCGAAGGGGTTCGGCTGGTGTTTACCGGCTACGAGAGCGTGAACATCGACGCCGCGCCGGGCATCTCGCTGGGCGGCGAGTACGCAGGTGTCACGACGGATATCTGGGCCACGACGGGGGCGTACACGCCGACGGTGATCGAGCTGGTGGTGACCGCAGGTATCGTCGCATTCGGCGCACTGATCGTCACCGTCGGGCTCCGATTCGTCCCGCTCCAGCGACGGACCGAACAGGAGAGATACGCCCCAGACGGCGGAGGTGGCGGGTGTGACTGA
- a CDS encoding molecular chaperone has product MTDDTATAVDDATGETRLPTADTLGTLAVCWREPSEELRTAVESDAIAWLDESEAAVDLDELRVEYTRLFIGPGPEQCPPYESVYRDGDHDDEQNVGPVYGPATQAVARWYAEYGLELRDSRSAPPDHIATELEFAAYLAATEDDDTLEQFLDEHPRTWIEPFAARLRENDPGPFYRAVIERTIEVLTR; this is encoded by the coding sequence GTGACTGACGACACCGCGACGGCGGTCGACGACGCGACGGGAGAGACGAGACTGCCGACGGCCGACACGCTGGGCACCCTGGCGGTGTGCTGGCGCGAGCCGTCAGAGGAACTGCGTACCGCCGTCGAGTCGGATGCGATCGCGTGGCTCGACGAGAGCGAGGCAGCCGTCGATCTGGACGAGCTGCGTGTCGAGTACACGCGACTGTTCATCGGCCCCGGCCCCGAACAGTGTCCGCCCTACGAGAGCGTCTATCGCGACGGCGACCACGACGACGAGCAGAACGTCGGTCCGGTGTACGGGCCGGCGACACAGGCGGTTGCGCGCTGGTACGCCGAGTACGGACTGGAGTTGCGAGACTCGAGATCGGCACCTCCGGACCACATCGCGACGGAACTCGAATTCGCCGCCTACCTCGCCGCCACCGAGGACGACGACACGCTGGAGCAGTTCCTCGACGAACACCCGCGCACGTGGATCGAACCGTTCGCAGCGCGACTCCGGGAGAACGATCCGGGGCCGTTCTACCGGGCGGTGATCGAGCGAACGATCGAAGTCCTCACTCGGTGA
- a CDS encoding Atg14 domain-containing protein encodes MVQFRDWIPGSWGGSSNELMEKDADELDLEARTFETQIELKEQELERLDHQFEQLVEKGRKVAGPKKERLKRKAKQLKRDYENKEAAWQEMLEEYTTLLAAKNAKERLEEQPQSSLRDMSEEDVQAFMKDIVREIEKRNKDTEWIQRKGDQLNRTLTSVSQDFGATMEESEIDTLFQDTNEDPVSLSELTKEEDESEDIFNEELGR; translated from the coding sequence ATGGTTCAGTTCAGAGACTGGATACCAGGTAGCTGGGGCGGAAGTTCGAACGAGCTCATGGAGAAAGACGCCGACGAACTCGACCTCGAAGCGCGGACCTTCGAAACTCAGATCGAGCTGAAAGAACAGGAGCTCGAACGGCTGGATCACCAGTTCGAGCAACTGGTCGAGAAGGGGCGGAAGGTCGCCGGACCTAAAAAAGAGCGACTGAAGCGAAAGGCCAAGCAGCTCAAGCGGGACTACGAGAACAAGGAAGCCGCGTGGCAGGAGATGCTGGAAGAGTACACCACCCTGCTGGCTGCCAAAAACGCCAAAGAACGGCTCGAAGAGCAGCCCCAGTCCTCGCTCCGAGATATGAGCGAGGAGGACGTACAGGCGTTCATGAAGGACATCGTTCGAGAGATCGAGAAGCGCAACAAGGACACGGAGTGGATCCAGCGCAAGGGAGACCAGCTCAACCGGACCCTCACCAGCGTCTCGCAGGACTTCGGGGCGACGATGGAGGAGTCGGAGATCGACACGCTGTTCCAGGACACCAACGAAGACCCGGTCTCGCTGAGCGAGCTCACGAAGGAAGAAGACGAGAGTGAGGACATCTTCAACGAGGAGCTGGGTCGCTAA
- a CDS encoding 26S protease regulatory subunit, which translates to MDLGQYKEDILQEQYEEYLKKGKSHLDQENHEKAAKAFSQSLDRLEELEAIRETTYPDRKEQLESSISKLKSGESLSEEDIGEDRGGEAEDAEQPESDFREQVESFISQTEVTWDDIGGLDEVKGELKRTITLGGIDDKPDAVAATDRVLLFGPPGTGKTLLASAVAGSLDATFFDVKLGGLLSKYFGETSKQITALFDLAEEMSPSIVFLDEIDALTQSRESDLDETSRRVLNTLLSELDGIDKNDDSFVMVLGSTNTPWDLDQAIRRRFPRRVLIPLPDVGAAEEIVAINTVEGGITFEGEPSAFQLSDTGRSVDTPVEAIASECIHRDFTGSDVEAVCRAAVNAMINRSNTGLASVADRGFDAVREYDLSVDAVRPQDVREAFERTSASLSEESVRRFDEWDREFGSGA; encoded by the coding sequence ATGGATCTCGGACAGTACAAAGAGGACATCCTACAGGAACAGTACGAGGAGTACCTCAAGAAGGGGAAGTCACACCTCGATCAGGAGAACCACGAGAAGGCCGCGAAGGCGTTCTCACAGTCTCTCGATCGGTTGGAAGAGCTCGAAGCGATCCGGGAGACGACGTATCCGGATCGCAAAGAGCAACTGGAGTCGTCGATCTCGAAGCTAAAGAGCGGCGAGTCCCTCTCCGAAGAGGACATCGGCGAGGACCGCGGCGGCGAGGCCGAGGACGCCGAACAGCCGGAGTCGGACTTTCGTGAGCAAGTCGAATCGTTCATCTCCCAGACGGAGGTCACGTGGGACGACATCGGGGGCCTCGACGAGGTCAAAGGCGAGTTGAAGCGGACGATCACGCTGGGGGGCATCGACGACAAGCCCGACGCCGTCGCCGCGACCGATCGGGTCCTCCTGTTCGGCCCGCCGGGAACCGGGAAGACGCTGCTGGCGTCTGCGGTCGCTGGCTCGCTCGACGCGACGTTCTTCGACGTCAAGCTCGGCGGGCTGCTCTCGAAGTACTTCGGCGAGACGAGCAAGCAGATCACCGCACTGTTCGATCTCGCCGAGGAGATGAGTCCGAGCATCGTCTTCCTCGACGAGATCGACGCGCTGACACAGTCCCGCGAGTCCGACCTAGACGAGACGTCTCGGCGCGTGTTGAACACGCTGCTGTCGGAGCTGGACGGAATCGACAAGAACGACGATAGTTTCGTGATGGTTTTGGGCTCAACAAACACCCCTTGGGATCTCGATCAGGCGATCCGTCGTCGCTTCCCGCGACGGGTGCTGATCCCGCTGCCCGACGTGGGCGCGGCCGAGGAGATCGTCGCGATCAACACCGTCGAAGGCGGGATTACCTTCGAGGGAGAGCCCTCGGCGTTCCAGCTGTCAGACACCGGGCGAAGCGTCGACACACCAGTCGAGGCGATCGCCAGCGAGTGTATCCACCGCGATTTCACCGGCAGTGACGTGGAGGCGGTGTGTCGGGCCGCCGTCAACGCCATGATCAACCGGTCGAACACGGGACTGGCGTCCGTCGCCGACCGCGGCTTCGACGCCGTCAGGGAGTACGACCTCTCGGTCGACGCCGTCCGGCCACAGGACGTGCGGGAGGCGTTCGAACGCACCTCGGCCTCGCTCTCAGAGGAAAGCGTGCGGCGCTTCGACGAGTGGGACCGAGAGTTTGGCTCCGGCGCATAA
- the fer gene encoding ferredoxin Fer, with protein sequence MSSSRTATVEYLNDEVVADRGWDPRGGRAFTRAAASDLPPEDYGTIEVERDEYVLEAAEAAGLDWPFSCRAGACTNCAAVVVEGEIDMEMQQILADEEVEQEDMVLTCIGTPASDHVKLLYNVKHRDRLQNRVI encoded by the coding sequence GTGTCGTCCTCGCGGACGGCGACCGTCGAGTACCTGAACGACGAAGTCGTCGCAGATCGGGGGTGGGACCCGCGAGGCGGACGGGCGTTCACGCGGGCGGCCGCGAGCGACCTCCCGCCGGAGGACTACGGGACGATCGAGGTCGAGCGTGACGAGTACGTCCTCGAAGCCGCCGAGGCGGCGGGGCTCGATTGGCCCTTCTCCTGTCGTGCCGGGGCGTGTACGAACTGCGCGGCCGTCGTCGTCGAAGGCGAGATCGACATGGAGATGCAGCAGATCCTCGCCGACGAGGAGGTCGAACAGGAGGACATGGTCCTGACCTGCATCGGGACGCCCGCGTCGGACCACGTCAAGCTCCTGTACAACGTCAAGCACAGAGACCGGCTCCAGAACAGAGTGATCTGA
- a CDS encoding inorganic phosphate transporter, whose product MLGILTVVGIGVAVFVGFNIGGSSTGVAFGPAVGSRLVRKTTAGALFVAFGFLGAWTVGRNVIATMSSSIVPAAQFTPVASVAVLFFTGASLLISNLYGVPASTSMTAVGAIVGLGLASGTLNQALMFVIVSAWIVAPLLCFVIGVVVGRYVYPYLDRYVAFTKFDLHFVQLDRSGTIPRPYLNVNASLQDIVGSLLVIVIACYMAFSAGASNAANAVAPLVGEGGSLTVNQGVLLAVAAFGLGSFTIARRTLETVGDDITELPILASLIVSVVGASVITVLSYFGIPASLAVSTTSTIIGLGWGRASRAATLTELATPTPERPDLEVATGALVTSRAEEAPAGPTIGDIAREEEPAEKPTDMPDVPDVGAEGPADLDERSLFDPGAAKRIVTMWLLTPSLAIAASYPVFAFLL is encoded by the coding sequence ATGCTCGGAATCCTGACCGTCGTCGGTATCGGCGTCGCCGTGTTCGTGGGGTTCAACATCGGCGGCTCGTCGACGGGAGTGGCGTTCGGCCCGGCGGTCGGCTCACGCCTCGTCCGGAAGACGACAGCGGGAGCCCTGTTCGTCGCGTTTGGCTTCCTGGGTGCCTGGACGGTCGGGCGAAACGTCATCGCGACGATGAGCAGCAGTATCGTCCCGGCAGCCCAGTTCACGCCCGTCGCGAGCGTCGCAGTGCTGTTCTTCACGGGCGCGTCGCTGTTGATCTCGAATCTCTACGGCGTCCCGGCCTCGACCTCGATGACGGCCGTCGGCGCGATCGTCGGGCTGGGTCTGGCCTCTGGCACCCTCAACCAGGCGCTCATGTTCGTGATCGTCTCGGCGTGGATCGTCGCGCCGCTTTTGTGCTTCGTCATCGGCGTCGTCGTCGGACGGTACGTCTATCCGTACCTCGACCGCTACGTCGCGTTCACGAAGTTCGACCTCCACTTCGTCCAGCTCGACCGATCGGGGACGATCCCGCGTCCGTATCTGAACGTGAACGCGTCGCTACAGGACATCGTCGGCTCGCTGCTGGTGATCGTGATCGCCTGCTACATGGCGTTCTCGGCGGGCGCGTCGAACGCGGCCAACGCCGTGGCCCCGCTGGTCGGGGAAGGTGGCTCGCTCACCGTCAACCAGGGCGTCTTGCTCGCGGTGGCGGCCTTCGGGCTGGGCAGTTTCACCATCGCTCGGCGGACCCTGGAGACGGTCGGCGACGACATCACGGAGCTGCCGATTCTCGCGTCGCTGATCGTCTCCGTGGTCGGTGCCTCGGTGATTACGGTGCTGTCTTACTTCGGGATTCCCGCGAGTCTCGCGGTCAGCACGACCTCGACGATCATCGGACTGGGCTGGGGCCGGGCGAGTCGAGCCGCGACGCTGACGGAGTTGGCGACGCCGACCCCCGAGCGTCCGGATCTGGAGGTCGCGACGGGCGCGCTGGTCACCTCACGCGCCGAGGAGGCACCCGCCGGTCCGACCATCGGAGATATCGCCCGCGAGGAAGAGCCCGCAGAGAAGCCCACAGACATGCCGGACGTGCCAGACGTGGGCGCGGAGGGGCCGGCGGATCTCGACGAGCGGAGCCTCTTCGATCCGGGCGCGGCGAAGCGGATCGTGACGATGTGGCTGTTGACGCCGTCGCTGGCGATCGCCGCCTCGTATCCGGTCTTCGCGTTCCTGCTGTGA
- a CDS encoding HEAT repeat domain-containing protein has translation MSDRTPRALRVGFETGRVSGETVIDRALPALDAATIGRRRATLAALTAAADSQPERATEIFDAVESSIGPGAIPTRAELAVLGDLGCDRPRAFTPLVGTFRRPLAHPDDSAIDHAALSALLGDIGTAAPGVVKPLLGPLVALTANDYSEHRVEAAWAVVRIAASEPAMLRPLVAGLVWDLDSEDPATVCEALGTLGRIGQFLPDHLAGLDTVASLLDHPSPEVRAAAVETLGDTAGRGAKFDTGVPAPARVEPFLDRVAARGTDSDPAVRAAAVETLGQVARHEPRFAETYSALFLTATADDDRRVRIAALDAIADTFEPSAFDRDRFLRYAVGRLTDGDDDVAGAAVDALLAAARALRSDHPETARYLVDVLVWFQLSPHGGLGVPDPIEELGSALVGVVDRDRHLQVARTLRDAEDSGLRHAGLSICETIACHADSHRLAAVGILQSLLADEDEHVRRRVLSVFERLAEDTPALSPVLGQIAWPVAAYDPAVRPRAVAVLVATGQTDARDRLGPVAVQCRVLRERRDAEDDGDGLDIVDSEPESSPLQRLAEATPRAVTDAAPTLVEFLSEEGDVSVAETLATAVAEGGRLAPETVRRIEAVVRSASVSPPLLAWLSTALFLGGDEAVQRRARDRLHSLAERREETPLLACLSLLVDHDPVVVAEILCSYPPAESLSTPRAERLAALVTAHPRLSLRCRTGWSPFPDGARSRERASQTAWPAALAEHAPQTVPARDWLADRFWTDDGELTASLLDTMGRADTLPGTDAWRRHPHPAVRDAARGLLDGEAATDRPDPVDPSAATTDTVAEIASRLASTARARCRRACERLVSIAARDPSLRPAVRQHLLASSVALSETAAPTAVLGALSTLAPRPDQPGGRARSSVPPAERVAPLLCQYAAAPSPGVRDVALSALRVRGGDESAALAAVVIERLRDPSGAVRAQAAHTAAALVGDALSVTPSLVDALVDAVDGPRYVAVAACHALGRCGATEPSVTDRVVAELTTHLRARERGVRRSAAGGLARIGHADPEALAPVADTLCDRIGADRVTWPALFPVVSMLWTHDAVTLDSLVRARDEECQDGSRCWPLTALVSETPPCVTRAAGRLLVAAAEDTPGTVHGQLNAVGERLHEEYDDEIVTNFQDITTSPLSTYWLFRVVATCARANHTATASFGWALAETVDFLTSPAAASPHYDLPRDSLTTDGLATVTARAAGLGGDSSYETILESWPDEPTKPALDPTVIAQFLVLADEPTRTRSFEHVATALSPADRDDVLAALLSQSVNLHRYEAVFASLTRLLPLSDDERLHRRGVATLLDACEAHNWEVRVNAIEALSTLGTTAVLPADEAIGHLLGQTGREPKTQAAIADAVLDLLGHAERTPETVATAMVVRYERGGPARRRLAVWLLGRLATRHATVRSRAVATLLAALSDSDRWARERAGEDLAALAAIDPGSLAAHRERLERRAARADGEVADDLRTCLSELDDRE, from the coding sequence GTGTCCGACCGGACGCCGCGGGCGCTCCGCGTCGGGTTCGAGACCGGGCGCGTCTCTGGCGAGACCGTGATCGACCGCGCGCTCCCGGCGCTGGACGCGGCGACGATCGGGCGGCGACGCGCCACACTCGCGGCACTCACGGCGGCCGCCGACTCGCAGCCCGAGCGGGCGACCGAGATTTTCGACGCGGTCGAGTCCTCGATCGGGCCGGGTGCGATCCCGACGCGGGCCGAACTGGCGGTGCTTGGCGACCTCGGCTGTGACCGACCGCGCGCGTTCACGCCGCTGGTCGGGACGTTCCGCCGACCGCTCGCACATCCCGACGACTCCGCCATCGACCACGCCGCGCTCTCGGCGCTGCTGGGCGATATCGGGACGGCGGCTCCCGGCGTGGTGAAGCCACTGCTGGGGCCGTTGGTCGCGCTGACCGCGAACGACTACTCGGAACACCGGGTCGAGGCCGCCTGGGCGGTCGTGCGGATCGCGGCGAGCGAACCGGCCATGCTCCGTCCGCTCGTCGCCGGCCTCGTCTGGGATCTGGACAGTGAGGACCCGGCCACCGTCTGTGAGGCCCTCGGGACGCTCGGCCGGATCGGGCAGTTCCTGCCCGACCACCTCGCGGGACTGGACACGGTCGCGTCGCTGCTCGATCACCCGTCTCCCGAGGTTCGGGCCGCCGCCGTCGAGACCCTCGGCGACACCGCTGGCCGCGGGGCGAAGTTCGACACCGGCGTCCCAGCGCCGGCCCGCGTCGAGCCGTTTCTGGACCGCGTCGCCGCCCGTGGGACCGACTCGGACCCGGCGGTCCGAGCGGCGGCCGTCGAGACGCTGGGGCAGGTGGCGCGACACGAGCCCCGCTTCGCGGAGACGTACTCGGCGCTGTTCCTGACCGCGACGGCGGACGACGACCGGCGGGTCCGGATCGCGGCCCTCGACGCGATCGCGGACACGTTCGAGCCGTCGGCGTTCGACCGCGACCGGTTCCTGCGCTACGCAGTGGGGCGATTGACTGACGGGGACGACGACGTCGCCGGGGCCGCCGTCGACGCGCTCCTGGCGGCCGCCCGCGCACTGCGTTCGGACCACCCGGAGACGGCGCGGTATCTCGTCGACGTGCTCGTGTGGTTCCAGCTCTCGCCCCACGGTGGGCTGGGCGTTCCCGACCCGATCGAGGAACTGGGATCGGCACTCGTCGGCGTCGTCGACCGCGACCGGCACCTCCAGGTCGCACGCACTCTGCGGGACGCCGAGGACAGCGGGCTCCGACACGCCGGCCTCTCGATCTGCGAGACGATCGCCTGTCACGCCGACAGCCATCGACTCGCGGCCGTCGGCATCCTGCAGTCGCTGCTCGCCGACGAGGACGAGCACGTCCGGCGGCGCGTGCTGTCGGTGTTCGAGCGACTCGCCGAGGACACCCCGGCTCTGTCTCCGGTCCTCGGCCAAATTGCCTGGCCCGTCGCCGCCTACGATCCCGCGGTGCGGCCGCGGGCCGTGGCGGTGCTCGTCGCGACCGGGCAGACGGACGCTCGGGATCGTCTGGGACCGGTCGCCGTGCAGTGTCGCGTCCTCCGCGAGCGTCGTGACGCCGAGGACGACGGCGACGGCCTCGACATCGTCGACTCGGAGCCCGAGTCCAGCCCGCTCCAGCGACTGGCCGAGGCCACGCCACGGGCCGTCACCGACGCCGCCCCCACGCTGGTCGAGTTCCTCTCCGAGGAGGGTGACGTGAGCGTCGCGGAGACACTCGCGACCGCCGTCGCCGAGGGCGGGCGACTCGCCCCGGAGACGGTTCGCCGTATCGAGGCTGTCGTTCGATCGGCGTCGGTCTCCCCGCCGCTGCTCGCGTGGCTCTCGACGGCGCTCTTTCTCGGCGGCGACGAAGCGGTGCAGCGACGGGCGCGCGACCGCCTGCACTCGCTGGCCGAGCGGCGCGAGGAGACGCCGCTGCTCGCGTGTCTCTCCCTGCTGGTCGATCACGACCCGGTCGTCGTCGCCGAGATCCTCTGCTCGTATCCGCCCGCAGAGTCCCTCTCGACTCCGCGGGCCGAACGGCTGGCGGCTCTCGTCACGGCCCACCCGCGGCTCTCGCTTCGGTGTCGAACCGGGTGGTCGCCGTTCCCCGACGGCGCTCGCTCTCGTGAACGGGCCAGCCAGACGGCGTGGCCGGCGGCGCTGGCCGAGCACGCTCCCCAGACCGTCCCGGCACGGGACTGGCTCGCCGACCGCTTCTGGACCGACGACGGCGAGCTGACGGCGTCGCTGCTGGACACGATGGGACGCGCCGACACACTCCCTGGCACCGACGCCTGGCGTCGCCATCCCCACCCCGCCGTCAGGGATGCCGCCCGTGGGCTGCTGGACGGCGAGGCGGCCACCGATCGACCGGACCCGGTCGATCCGAGCGCGGCGACGACGGACACGGTCGCCGAGATCGCGTCCCGTCTCGCCTCGACCGCTCGCGCTCGCTGTCGACGCGCCTGTGAGCGGCTGGTCTCGATCGCCGCACGCGACCCGTCGCTGCGCCCGGCCGTTCGCCAGCACCTCCTCGCGAGCTCCGTCGCCCTCTCCGAGACGGCCGCGCCGACCGCCGTTCTGGGCGCGCTGTCGACGCTCGCGCCCCGTCCAGATCAGCCGGGCGGGCGAGCCCGCTCGTCGGTACCGCCGGCCGAGCGCGTCGCCCCGCTGCTCTGTCAGTACGCCGCCGCGCCGTCGCCCGGCGTCCGAGACGTTGCGCTGTCCGCGTTGCGTGTCCGCGGCGGAGACGAGTCGGCGGCGCTCGCGGCCGTGGTGATCGAGCGACTGCGAGATCCGTCCGGTGCCGTTCGCGCCCAGGCCGCACACACGGCCGCCGCGCTGGTCGGGGACGCGCTCTCCGTCACGCCGTCGCTCGTCGACGCCCTCGTCGACGCGGTCGACGGACCGCGGTACGTCGCGGTCGCGGCCTGTCACGCGCTGGGCCGCTGTGGCGCGACCGAGCCGTCGGTCACCGACCGCGTGGTCGCGGAACTGACGACCCACCTGCGGGCACGCGAACGCGGCGTCAGGCGCTCCGCGGCCGGCGGACTCGCCCGCATCGGACACGCCGATCCCGAGGCGCTCGCACCCGTCGCCGACACGCTGTGTGATCGCATCGGGGCTGATCGCGTGACCTGGCCCGCACTCTTCCCCGTGGTGTCGATGCTCTGGACCCACGACGCGGTGACGCTCGACTCGCTCGTGCGCGCCCGAGACGAGGAATGTCAGGACGGCTCGCGGTGCTGGCCACTCACTGCGCTCGTCTCCGAGACGCCGCCGTGTGTCACCCGGGCGGCCGGTCGCCTGCTCGTCGCCGCCGCCGAGGACACGCCCGGCACCGTCCACGGACAGCTAAACGCCGTCGGCGAGCGCCTCCACGAGGAGTACGACGACGAGATCGTCACCAACTTCCAGGATATCACGACCAGCCCGCTGTCGACGTATTGGCTCTTTCGCGTCGTCGCCACCTGTGCGCGGGCCAACCACACGGCGACAGCGTCGTTCGGGTGGGCGCTGGCCGAGACCGTCGACTTTCTCACCTCGCCCGCGGCGGCGTCCCCGCACTACGATCTCCCGCGGGACAGCCTCACCACGGACGGACTGGCGACGGTGACCGCGCGAGCGGCGGGGCTGGGCGGGGACTCGTCCTACGAGACGATCCTCGAATCGTGGCCGGATGAGCCGACGAAACCGGCCCTCGACCCGACGGTGATCGCGCAGTTTCTCGTCCTCGCCGACGAGCCCACCCGGACGCGTTCGTTCGAGCACGTCGCGACGGCCCTCTCGCCCGCCGACCGCGACGACGTTCTGGCGGCACTGCTCTCCCAGTCGGTGAACCTCCACCGCTACGAGGCCGTCTTCGCGTCGCTCACCCGGCTCCTCCCGCTGAGCGACGACGAGCGACTGCACCGCCGCGGCGTCGCGACGCTGCTCGACGCCTGTGAGGCCCACAACTGGGAGGTGCGGGTCAACGCGATCGAGGCGCTCTCGACGCTGGGAACCACCGCGGTGCTCCCGGCCGACGAGGCGATCGGTCACCTGCTGGGACAGACCGGCCGGGAACCGAAAACGCAGGCGGCGATCGCCGACGCGGTCCTCGACCTGCTGGGCCACGCCGAACGCACGCCCGAGACGGTAGCCACCGCGATGGTCGTCCGGTACGAACGCGGCGGGCCAGCGCGTCGCCGGCTCGCCGTCTGGCTGCTCGGGCGACTGGCGACGCGGCACGCGACGGTCCGCTCGCGAGCGGTGGCGACTCTGCTCGCGGCGCTGTCGGACTCGGACCGCTGGGCGAGAGAGCGGGCCGGCGAGGACCTCGCCGCGCTCGCGGCGATCGATCCGGGGTCACTCGCTGCCCACCGCGAGCGACTCGAACGTCGGGCAGCGCGGGCCGACGGCGAGGTGGCCGACGACCTCCGGACGTGTCTCTCCGAGCTGGACGACCGGGAGTAA